One genomic region from Solirubrobacterales bacterium encodes:
- a CDS encoding ELWxxDGT repeat protein: protein MREIWTDTGSGRGRPAARSARGLIGRSLRCACASLLALLFLGLGAAPALALDPASLVKDIRPGSGNSGPTSLTNAAGTLFFGAKDDTHGVELWRSDGTAPGTKLVKDIRPGEGPYGKKSSIPAYLTNVAGTLFFAANDDTHGVELWRSDGTPAGTKLVKDIYPGGSSSPSFLMNVAGTLFFLADDGTHGTELWRSDGTAAGTTLVKDILPGTGNSGPTSLTNVAGTLFFAANDDTHGRELWKSDGTAVGTKLVKDIRPGGSSSPAYLTNVAGTLFFAADDGSDGVELWRSDGTAAGTKLVKDIRPSGSVYGESSRPSYLTNVAGTLFFQAQDGTHGIELWKSDGTAAGTKLVANIRPGGSSSPVYLTNVAGTLFFQADDGSRGTELWRSDGTLAGTKLVKDINPGGPSFPGLFTNVAGTLFFQADDGSHGTELWRSDGTAAGTKLVKDINPGGASVPYSLTNFAGILFFGADDGTHGTELWKATP from the coding sequence ATGAGGGAGATCTGGACTGACACGGGGAGCGGAAGGGGGCGGCCCGCCGCGCGCTCGGCCCGGGGCCTGATTGGACGGTCCCTTCGCTGTGCGTGCGCGAGCCTGCTGGCGCTTCTCTTTCTCGGGCTGGGGGCTGCGCCCGCCCTCGCCCTCGATCCGGCGAGCCTCGTCAAGGACATCCGGCCCGGCAGCGGCAACTCGGGTCCCACCTCCCTCACCAACGCCGCCGGGACGCTCTTCTTCGGGGCCAAGGACGACACCCACGGCGTAGAGCTCTGGAGATCGGACGGGACCGCGCCGGGGACGAAGCTCGTCAAGGACATCCGCCCTGGCGAGGGCCCATACGGGAAGAAGTCCTCGATCCCCGCCTACCTCACGAACGTCGCTGGGACGCTCTTCTTCGCGGCCAACGACGACACCCACGGCGTAGAGCTCTGGAGATCGGACGGGACCCCAGCGGGGACGAAGCTGGTCAAGGACATATACCCCGGCGGGTCCTCGTCCCCCTCCTTCCTCATGAACGTCGCCGGGACGCTCTTCTTTCTGGCCGACGACGGGACCCACGGCACGGAGCTCTGGAGATCGGACGGGACCGCCGCGGGGACGACGCTCGTCAAGGACATCTTGCCCGGCACCGGCAACTCGGGTCCCACCTCCCTCACCAACGTCGCTGGGACGCTCTTCTTCGCGGCCAACGACGACACCCACGGCAGGGAGCTCTGGAAGTCGGACGGAACCGCGGTGGGGACGAAGCTGGTCAAGGACATCCGCCCCGGCGGGTCCTCGTCCCCCGCCTACCTCACCAACGTCGCCGGGACGCTCTTCTTCGCGGCCGATGACGGCAGCGACGGCGTAGAGCTCTGGAGGTCGGACGGCACCGCGGCGGGGACGAAGCTCGTCAAGGACATCCGCCCCAGCGGGTCCGTGTACGGCGAATCCTCGCGTCCCTCCTATCTCACGAACGTCGCCGGGACACTCTTCTTTCAGGCCCAGGACGGCACCCACGGCATAGAGCTCTGGAAATCGGACGGGACGGCGGCGGGGACGAAGCTCGTGGCGAACATAAGGCCGGGCGGGTCCTCGTCACCCGTCTACCTCACGAACGTCGCCGGAACGCTTTTCTTTCAGGCCGACGACGGCAGTCGCGGCACCGAGCTCTGGAGGTCGGACGGGACCTTGGCGGGGACGAAGCTCGTCAAGGACATAAACCCCGGCGGGCCCTCGTTTCCTGGCTTATTCACCAACGTCGCCGGAACGCTTTTCTTTCAGGCCGACGACGGCTCCCACGGCACAGAGCTCTGGAGGTCGGACGGGACCGCGGCAGGGACGAAGCTCGTCAAGGACATCAACCCCGGCGGGGCCTCGGTGCCCTACTCCCTCACCAACTTCGCCGGGATCCTCTTCTTTGGGGCCGATGACGGCACCCACGGCACGGAGCTCTGGAAAGCAACGCCCTAG
- a CDS encoding undecaprenyl-diphosphate phosphatase, with the protein MLSYVQAIVIALVQGVTELFPVSSLGHSVLVPAWLGGSWETLVTQSSQAHSESSFYLAFIVALHVATALALLWFFRADWIRIIAGFFRSCVRSLRAREVQIEGSDERLAWLIVIATIPVGITGLLFEHLFRTALAKPVAASAFLLVNGLILLAGDHVARRQSEHGHKPLTAPDETPTLATKAAAGRTEADVAEAYASDVRISRIPYADGLLVGSLQIAALFAGISRSGITMVGGLWRGLSYEDAARFAFLLATPVILAAGVLKLPSLFGSAGEHIHGQVVVGMLVCGVTAYFSVRFLVRYFETKSLRPFAVYCLIAGAVSLVHFAAL; encoded by the coding sequence TCGTTCCGGCCTGGCTCGGCGGCAGCTGGGAGACGCTCGTCACCCAGTCTTCGCAGGCACACAGCGAGTCCTCCTTCTACCTCGCCTTCATCGTGGCCCTTCACGTCGCGACGGCGCTGGCGCTTTTGTGGTTCTTTCGCGCCGACTGGATCAGGATCATCGCGGGCTTCTTTCGCAGCTGCGTACGCAGTCTGCGCGCGCGTGAGGTGCAGATCGAGGGCTCGGACGAGCGCTTGGCCTGGCTGATAGTGATTGCGACGATCCCGGTCGGGATCACCGGGCTTCTGTTCGAGCACCTCTTCCGCACGGCGCTCGCCAAGCCCGTCGCGGCGAGCGCCTTCCTGCTCGTGAACGGGCTGATCCTGCTGGCAGGCGATCATGTAGCGCGCAGGCAGTCCGAGCACGGTCACAAGCCGCTCACGGCGCCCGATGAGACCCCCACGCTGGCGACCAAGGCCGCCGCCGGCCGCACCGAGGCGGACGTCGCTGAGGCCTACGCCTCGGACGTGCGCATCTCGCGAATCCCTTATGCCGATGGCCTGCTCGTCGGCTCCCTTCAGATCGCAGCCCTCTTCGCCGGGATCAGTCGCTCCGGCATCACCATGGTGGGAGGCCTCTGGCGCGGCCTGTCCTACGAGGACGCGGCCCGCTTCGCGTTCCTTTTGGCGACCCCCGTGATCCTCGCGGCCGGCGTGCTCAAACTGCCGAGCCTCTTCGGCAGCGCCGGCGAGCACATCCATGGCCAGGTCGTCGTCGGGATGCTGGTCTGCGGCGTTACGGCGTACTTCTCTGTCCGCTTCCTGGTGCGCTACTTCGAGACCAAAAGCCTGCGGCCGTTTGCCGTGTACTGCCTGATCGCCGGCGCGGTCAGCCTGGTGCACTTTGCGGCGCTCTAG